The DNA window CATAACACGTTACCATATAGTCACCAGTTCTCTCATTTCCTCGTTACTATTTTTtcagttgtttgttttttgcaaCATCTACACTGTAGTTGGACAAACTTTGTACATTCACTAGCTCGTACAGTTTTATAATCACTTTGTATACACGAGGAACAACAATTACTAGGGGAAAATGCTAACAATCTGTGGAAAATGGAAGCAGGATACATCTGTAGAAAATGTGGATGGAGTACTTCGGGAACTGGGAATTCCAGAGCAGACCTTTCTCTTCCTACAGATAGACTACAGTGAAATAGAAATCACCACTGAAGATGACTCCCTCGCCATCTCAATACGCTCTGACTTTCTAGGCAGTAACTTTTTCTGTTTCAAACTCCACGAAGAATTTGAGGTACCCAATATGATAGGAGGGTTGGATACTCTGGTTGCAACCGTGGAAGACAATATACTTTGCCTAAAACCTGCCACTTCTCAACCAAGGAGTCAAATACGAACATTTGAACTGGTAGGAGACAAACTTGTGATAACAATGACAGTGGGTAAAGCTACTGCAAGGAAGTATTTCATTAAGGCAGCGGAATGATGAGAGCATACATGTGAAAATAATGCATCTACGACTTGACTGACAAAATGTGATCAAAACACTGGAAAGCTTTTCTGACTAGCTTATCCTACAATACATGACTGGATTGTTTGTGGGGAGGAGTTGGCAGTATGCCAAGGACTGAACTGGctatcccatgatgcaacattgaCATGTTTTCATTGGAACGTGTGTTGTCAAATTGTGATGTGGCAATCAAGCCTTGAAAATTGCTTAAACAAGACAGAGTGAGAAAAAATATGCACAGCTGTGATGAATATATTCTTATCATTACAAAAGCAACCAATTTtagttttgtgtgtgtttagaCAGAGAAGGTTTTACATTGCTTTGCACTTAGTCGGTCTAGTGCTACCCGGTACCTTTCATTAAGATTTCTCTTTCAGATGATTGgataccacattggcatctAGACTACTTTTCACTTTAATGCCAAGGAAAACTGAAAAGTCTATACACAGGACTCTGAGATGTTCACATATTTGTATGCAATATCCATTGCAGTACATTTCAAAAGAGTGTCCAGGTCTATCTGCTTAGTGGTTTGTAATCTGCTAATCTGAATGGTTTACAAATAACTATTCAATACAGAAATAAATCATGCTGTctacatgacctttgacccaccATAGTCAGGTCACGACCTCTCTCCCATCACAGATTCATGTCCTCTATTAAACTTGCATAAAATTGATCTCATTCCAGCTTGATAACTGATGAGTGATAATATTGATTTTGccatattattttcaaatattgtacaaaaGTGTTCAAACTTAAATATCCATGAGTCAAcagaaatatgtatttcaatcctTCCATTTATTTGGTTATAAATTTGTCATGGAATTTAtgattatttaaacaatatGCCTAAAAACTGGTTAGGGAAATTCACCTGTCATGTTTATGGCATTAAATATATGACATTGGTGGCAGGAggatttttgttgaaaaaaaaaacatgcaacCCATAATAGCAGGAGAATGGGTCTCTGTCATCATGGTGACCAATGACAAAAGAGTGACCCGTAACCCCATATCATCTGTGCAGTGGTTCATAGCACATAGCATCCATTCAGATTCATCCAAACtgaaaaatagcgccaatggcttTGGAGCACAACTGAAAAATGCTTGTAGTGTATACTGTAATAACAAATACAACGTTCTAGCTTGTACACTAGTACAAAAGGACTTGTGACGATGTATAGTTTTGGGAAAATTTGGCAATATTAATCTTGTGAAATGTATTTAGATTGTATGTGCATACAAACGATTTCTCATGAAAGAGAAAATTTTCATCTGTGTTTAGTAGATGATTATGGAAGGAATCGCACTTTTCTACTTTGACTAGTATATACATCAATGATACCTGTAGTTTCTAAAGTTCACTGCTCTCTGTCTGACATTTTGGACTTTGAAATAGTCACAGATTCCGTAAATTGACACCATGTCAAGACCCTGTATATGAATAATAGTTTATTGTCCAGGTAAACTAGTGGTAACTGATGCGACACACTGGCATTCTGTGACCAACAGTGGACCACATCAcatctctcacacacacacaccggtCATATTTAACAAAGATGGCAGCAGGACTTATCGGCAAATGGAAGACTGAGAGAGAAGAGGGAGTAGAGGCAATATTGAAAGCTTCTGGAGCTAATGCTGAAGAAGCTGCAGCAATCAAAGCTGATCAGCAGACGTTTGACATCAAGAAAGATGGGGACACCTATGTGATTGAAGTAACATCATCACTGATTGGCCATTCAGTCACCAGGTTCAAGATTGGAGAACAATATGATGCACCATTGATCTTTGGAGGAAAAGGCAAATTTGTAGCAAGTATAGATGGAGAGAAAATCCATGTTAAGCAGCAAGGAGGAATGGGTGTGGAACGTATCTATGAGCTTAAAGGTGATAACATGGTGCTAACCTTTAAAATTGGTGAAAATAGTGCTTCATTATACTTCACAAAGGCATAAATTCTTCTAGTTTTTACACTAGAAATCTAGTAGCTATTTGATGGTAGAGCTGAATGCAACTTTACCCATCACGGAATGAGCTACACTGCAACATTTGCTGCAACTAAACTACTAGCTGCAATTTTGTCTCAAAAATCCAGCCATCTGTTCGCTGCAACTATACTGTAAACTCTGAAATCCAATCTTGGGAATGAAATTTGAGCAGCAATTATGGTATGATCTTAGAATTCCAGTCAACTGGGTGAAGAGCTGAATGAACTTTGATTGTTGACCAAGAAGTCAAAGGAATTGTTGCAATTTTGATAGAGTTGACTGCAATGTAAATATAACAGCAATACTATAACAAGCAGAAGTATGACAAAATAATACTCTATTCACCACCAACTGCTGTTATAATAATCTACACACATCAACTTCATAAAATTGTATTGACGTTCTTGACACTAAATGTGTATAGCAGTTTGGTTTGATATCACATTTGATAACACTTCTTCAAATCTCTTTACATAGATGTTGTATGTATCATTAATCAAagtctattaattttttttttctttgtaatcTCTAATTTCTAATGATAACTTGTATTCTAAACAAGGTTTAATAATAAACTTGCTTGAACTGCTTACATGTTTGTATGACAGGATAGTGTTTTTATCTGGCAAACATCCAGAACTCATCCAGATTACACCTATGATAAGTCTCCCATCACCGAACTACCAATGATATCAACTTGTTTATCATTATCAAATCTATGTGTGCATATGACACAGATGTAAACcccattttgattggttgaagaaCAAAGACCTTTATTATCTGGGGAAGGTTCAATATACCCTGTGTGAAATATCTCTTCTCCAACTTCAGCCACAAGAGCTATCCAGACTTTAAACTTTTCTATGATTGATACATTGCCACCACTATTACTTAGTTTATCAGAAAACCAGATATCTACAGCAAGTAGTATGTCCTCTCAGCTAATGGAACACGTCAATGGTGTGCAACAATTTCTTGTGGTCCACCTGGCAAAATTTAGTATTATACAACGTTGTGACCCACACGAAAAtggaaaatgttgtttttttcatcagAGAGTACACTGATCATGAATCATATCTGATAAAAATTATTAGTCTCTAAGTACAGGaaacataattttacattttcaggTGCCTTCAGAGTACATCAAATTGGACTGTCTGAATTACCCCCATCCCCTCACCCCAAACTAGTTGTAAGCTAGTGATATACTTGACATTGACTTGCAACCAAACACTTGCTTGTCAAACACTCATATAGTCAATATGACTACGATACCtaacattgatatattattacaaaaattGTTAAAACTAATCCTTTCAGTTGTGGAATTATGCTCTGAATGTTGCAGTTATAAAGTACCTCTCACTTTATGGTAGTCTATGGATATATCACAGGGTGACCCTCTCATgactttttcatagcaacttCAGAAATTtgcttatttttgccagagagggtgctgttctgcaaaatattaagggctGGTGAAATTTCTTCTTTTTCCATTTTGATGTttgagctgaaaatttgggtcagtcaggtaatgagaaacaggggggggggggggtgtcatccaaatacatgtataatgtactgTTCTGTAAATATGATGTCCAGGGAAAGTCAGCTTCACAAAACAGAGTCAATTTTCATGAGTTTGGCATAATTAAATGTAGACCCATGTTTATGCATAGCTCTGGAAGCTAAATATATTTACTGTTATGTATTAACTACATGTGTTAACCAGCCCTATTACAAGACAGTATCAAAGATATGTACTGGGCAACTGTATCTGACTACAGCTGATAAAAGCTTTGCCACTCTGTTAATAATTAATAAGGAATGAatttcaaacaattcaaaattaccaccacatCCACAGCCTTCATTCTTTACCACAGTAGAGAATTTTACAGTGACGGGTCTCAGCAGGACTTACAAAACAAAAGGTATGTATTACTGTAATCATAAACCCTccctggagggtctatgctgtaattTATGTAATGGTAATGGGCTTTACAATAGGTAGTGTTagtgtgtatttcaatatatcgTTGAGTTGATTTCATCTCAGTGTGGGCATGACTGTAATCTGTTGCAAACTGATCTATACTATCAGCATATTCAAAATTCGATATCTATAGAATCAAAGTCACAGGTTACCACACTGCATTGATCTTATTGTTTCAATGGTTCATGTATGATTAGTATTTAGTTCATTATGATTATCATTTCAAGCGTAATGAGTCTAAAAACAGGACAAGCATACATGCATACTACATGTGTCAGaaaatgaactttgacccttTAAATACATGTCAGTTCTCTATTTCATTTACAAAACACATGGAACAATTATCAAGATATTCATGATATGAAAACAGACAACataatttcattgaaattaaGACACAATAAGTCTGTATATATAGATCTCATCTAAGAGTTTTAGCTTTCAGACATGCAAGTATTACAACTGTGACCTTTATCAAGACTACATGCtgtaacagatacaatataCCAGATTGTCAGAGAGACTGACCTCAACAAGAGTATGATACTCAGAGTCAACAATCTAACTGGAACAACTTAGGTCAAGTCTAGTCTGGGCTGAGTCCCGCTATAAGgaatcattacaatttacacctccactctttagagaccacattggcatccagactacttaGGTCTGATGTcatatttgtgtatgaaatacaGAACTCAAGTACCATCAAATCTGAAACACAAACAACtacataaatcaaacagaccaaaaaaaacaaacacagacagaatggcctttcatttcaatattaccAACCAAAATACAGAGACATTGAAAAACAGAAGAATAGCAACTCACTACTACTAATAGACAGTACCAGTAATTGTTACTTCCATTACATAATACAAAGTTATCTATTTTTGAAGACAGTCTCTCCTTGAACATGTGCAACAAGACACCTCTCCCATTTCATTGAACACTCTTAGATTGAAGGTTGTGTTTATAATGACACCTACATGTGAGTGAACACAGCATATGTTATAGTTTGATTTTATCCACAACTTTCTGTTACCTTTGTTGTGTAGACATACACCAATGATGtaataaaattatcaattaaaGTTTAAATAGTGTACTtcttcattttgataatttgacCAAGGGTAAAGTTTACTGCTAAAACATAAATTGTTCTTTTACATTATTCAGATAGACTAAGTGTAAGACATACAatatagcctagaatccaggcaaTGAGGATTTTGATTCCCCTTTCGCCAAGAGGCTAAGGCTAGCCATACACAAGAGGTTTCTTTTGCTTAAAAAATAGTATCCCACCTAGTAGTTTCAAAGCTAGTACACCCCCCTACCAGTACCTTCCAACCTAGTACCCTCATACCCCAACTCATCAAGTACAAAGATTTTTATAGTATACTTTTCCCCTTTTACAAGGACAGGTATATCAAGATGGCACCTAAATTTGCTGGACAGTGGGTTGCAGAATCTGCAGAAAACCTTGAATTGTTGTATACAGCCATGGGGATTAAGCCTGACGTAATAGGGAGGATAGTAGAGGACAGCCCCATCATTGAAATCAGACAACATggtgactacttctacatcaaAACCATTACAAAAGTTGCTGGCAAAATAGAAGCTTCCTTCAAAGTGGGAGAAACATACGAACTACCGACAGTTACGGGAAAGAAAATTAGGAACAGAACCAGTTGGATTGCAGGTGGAACCAAACTCCAAATTTGGCCTGTAAGTGGCGATGGTCAAGATCCTGTCAGTGTTTACGAATTGGCAGATGAAAATATGGTGGTAACATTGTATGCTGCAGGAACGTGTGGGAGAAGGACTTACGTCAGAGCACCTGAAAGTTAGAAGCCTTACACTTTACATTATAAATTTATAGCCTTGAGATCTTGGTTGATATCCCAGCCCTTCATTTTATCACCATTCGTGTCCATATTCAGTACTATGCAGAAACAAAGTGAGGCAAGCCCtcattaaaactgcactagctgtatGAACTggcatattattttttaaaatcagacaaccaacaatatattcactggaaattgttaaaattacaataattagaAACTGTACTTACTAATTAGAGATCTAGTGTATCCTTAAGTAGTACattaacaggttgaaatcgtgattgcaTTGGGTTGTtcatttttgggtgcggacccacaaatcaatttcattggatttattgtatatattatgtgtatagcCACTCAAATGtatagtgattcaatactattcagggtgtatgacATTATGAGTAGGTCATTATATGTAACAAAAGAGTTTCAAACATTGTTGCAGTTTGCAGCTTTAAACTGTTACAAATATCATTGTGCGATTAGAGCTGAATGCTTATCACCAGGGATCAATTCAAACATTGCAATAATCGAATTAGTCCAACCAGTGAAAACATTGgtgtgtgaaattaaaatgaaaaaatttataatattatttttatataagTTTTTGTTTCATCAACAAACTGCTGACATCACAATGAGCTGACATGATTAAAAGTATACATACTGTCAACAATCAAGTGTCAGACAACTTTACAAGATTTTTTCTACAACTTGCATAATCACAGTATATACATTATAGATTTAATATatcacaacaaatatggctgatTTCTGACTTGCTTCTGTAAGACTTGGTTCTTCTATTGCCTCAAGTCACAACTCCTTAAACACAATTTTGACACAAATTTATAAAGACACCACTTCATGCGACCTCGTGAAATGAATTGAGACACTGACAGCATTTCTGTCAATAAAATTTCTTGTTGaaattttgactttttaaaaaaatatctttttgtAACATTTGTCTTCTTCTTTGTCTTTACTCTCTTTGATATGGACATTGTTTTCACCCCAATTGTGTCCTTTGGAACTAAAGGAAACATTTAGATTACAATAAAAAATGTGATGAGACTTACCAGAAGATGGTGCATATGAGCTTCAATACACATTATCATGGAAGGAAAACCACCAACTTTTCTTACACATGTTTGGTCCTGATATGAACATAAAAAGTGATTTAGTTGAGGTACAGTAGTTGCAATAAATGTGTTGGCATTTGATGAGATGACATGTTGTCAGAGAGCTTTTGGTAAAGTTGAAGTTTCCTTCACCCCACAAACTAATGATGGCAAAggaaatttttgtttttaatatccATGATACAATTGAAGGCAAAGGTTATGATTTGAAAGGTGTGAgattaaattttttattttttattttttattttttttttttgggggggggggggggaaggggagATTAAATGTGAACTCAGAAATGTTATGTACAGATGGATAGAGGAAAATTTTTTCTCCCCTCTCTTGGTTGAGGAATGTCTTCTACTTTGTCCTTGTACCTAGTATTATTTTAACACATCCACGGTATCCAAAGTAATTTTGCCAGTCACCGGTTCACCAGTTCATAGGATGGAGAAAACTTTAACTGTACAGAACTGTATTCAAGATGAGTAAAACCACTGAATGCTATGATATGTATGTGGCCTGCCTGTCTTTCTACAATCTACAAGTTGTTTGGATATCGAACTGTGCATCCCAGTAATGTCACAGTTTATTACTCAATAGAACAGAAGTCAGTAAGCATACTTTTAGTTCACTTTTCTGAGCTAAATGTGGCTCTCTTTATACAATGACTATCAATCAAGCAGCAACATAGTTGTAGTAAGAGTTGTATGTATTATATTCTTGCTACTAGATATTCCTGACTAcaggaaagaaaagtgaaacataaaatatgaaaaaaacccTCTAACATATGACAAGGGTgttcaataaaatacatttgttcaGACTATGGAACACATATTGCTAACATCTAGTGTACATTTACTATGAATCAAGTTTTACCTTGATATTGAAAAGCCTGACGAATTTATCCAacgatgacgtcacaatatGATCTGTGTTTGACTTAAAGATACAGATACCTGTCACTGACCCATCATGACCTTCATACCGTCCCTCCTCTTCTCCAGTCTGGAACGTAAAAATTGCACAACAGACATGTTTTCATGTGGTCAAATCATATGATGATTGTATAGTGAATCATGTGTAATgtttgtgaaatatacaaatataacataaaatatcatttatgcTAGACTGAATGAATAGTTTTTGTTGATGGCATGTTAACCATTTGGATAAACATAGGAGAAGATACTTGAATCAGGTCTCTATGTCTTAAGGTTTTGGAGCTGTTGTACAAATACTAGTAGTTGATTTATGGCTGATATTCactaaaagtgatatgagcatcAAAAGTAATGCAAGTGTACATTTCCCTTGCTCTTTATTATGGCAGCTCTTTTCATTTCAGTATGCTTCTCATCATAACACTTTTTAAATTGATGGGTCGGTTGGTCGAtgaaaaattaaagaaataaaaataggTGTGTGTGCTTTCAGTTCATGTCCATACTTTTAAAAGTCATAGAAATGATAATGAAAGTCAGATGGAAACTATGAAtcatttcttttattaaaaGTCTTGCATTTCAGTGATACATGAAAAGTTTTGCCCAAACCCTCCAACGGACACACAGACGGATGAAACTAATTATAATGCTTCCCCTCCCTTTCTGGGGCTAACACCTTTTGTCAACACATTTTTGGTGACAAGTACATGTCTATGATCAGATCATACCTGTACAGAAATAGTTTAAGGTGCCTAAATTGGCTCTTTTTTTTTAAGAGAATCTAGCGAACTATTATGTCAAAATAGGGCAAATGTAAGTATGTCTTCTGAAAACTACTAGCCCATCTGTAaccattttcaaataaaataagtgcaacttttgaaaattgtatatatatatgaatgaaggaatgaataTTTTTGGAAACTATTGTCCCATGTTGttttaacaaaatatgtataagCTTTGAAAAGTGTAGTGTAAATACATAGGTATTTTAATATCTAATAAGAcgttatttgtatacatgtacatttcatgaatcaatatacaatcactttcatagatATCAAAACTAAAGACATATATctttaattaacataattaacaTCATAATTACATAGAAACCAATATCATATGGTAAGCATACAGAGGGAATTACATGGAAAACCAGTACATGGTAAGGGTACAGGGGGGAATTACCCTGAAATCAATATATGGTAAAGATACAGGAATATATGGAAACCGATACATGACAAGGATACAGGGGGAATTACATGGAAACTGACACATGGTAAGGGCACAGGAAGAATTACGTTGAAACCAGTCAGTGTAAGGATACAGAGGGTAACTGCATGAAAACCTATACATGGTAAGCATACAGGGGAATTAAATTATCATGAAATGAATGTTAttcatttataaatttgtaAAGTACAGGGTAATAAGTATACAACAGACACATAATATATagatacattcatacatacacacagagttATATACcaaagtattatgtacacaagtATTTACAAAAACAGACTTAGTATACAATACTtccacacacatatatacaaagatagacaaacatatacatacacataccattacacatgtatacacagacaGTATTACATACCAAAGtatttagtacacatgtatttacataatatacagaCTTAGCATATACATAcctatacacatgtatatacaaacataAACATACAGGCTATAATAAACATTATCACCAACTACATGGTGTACACATATGGTTAGATGCATAGAACACAATTTATAATGAATTAATAATAGCTGATTGTTACTTTATGTTATAATCAAATTATGGGATATGATGGGAATGGCATGATTGTAATGTATTAAAGTGTTAATGTAGTTGACATGCAATTTTACTGCAAGCACAGTAATGACCCAGCTGTTAAATGACTGATCATGTTAGTATATAACCATTACATGGACAGGAGGCAATACTGTGACTGTAGTAAACTTACATTGATATTGTGAGCCAATACACTGGTATCAGCTGATCCACTGAACACCAACTCATCCAGTACCTGATGTGATATACAAGTAAAGTATAATCCTGGTCAAGCATAAACAAAAGAACTAGAAGACTACACAATATCTATACAGTTAAACTCCCACTGAATAGCTATAGAGGTATATACCACCAAAAATGGTCTACTTTGGAGTGTTCCGAGTATGAAACCAGGTGTGTttttagtgtttgttttgtccGAGAAAGGGTCCCAGAAATAGGAGCTCACAccaaacatttatataatttttgtgTGTCAAATTGTAATTGTAACAACTGCTTAAATTACTGTCTGAAAAGAGGCGGGGTTTTCTCTTGCTGAATACACCCCATCCCTTTCCTAGGTGAGCTACCCCCTCTCTACCCAATGTAAAGGTGACTCACTGCATAGCACTGTCTGTCAGACAGTGAATATTAAAACGAACACTATGTCTATCATGAAGAATCACTGAAATGGGTGTTTAAGATTTCGGTGTGATATCACTTCACATGAAGAGTGTCTATTTCAACAACCTTTCTTTTGCGTGTAGTAGTGGGGTGGTTGCAGGTGAAATGATAAATAGAAGTGCTCCTATGTGTCTCGATTAACATCAGCTTCCAAGCTTTTATGTGTCTTttgattattaaaattaaaatcagcTTGCAAGTTTGCATATATATGCATTGCTTTGAGTTTGTGGTTTGggtgtttgaatttgaaatgacttGACATTACAGCAATTGATGAGATCAAATAAAAGTCAGAGACATTCATTGGTTGGAAGTCTTTATTTGTGGCTGACTCATCCTTTCAGTCACTGGAGGAAAAAGATTACAGTTGAAATACACAACATGGTCATTGGGGGGCTGGGGGGGGGAGAATAAAATTGAAACACACAACATATACAAGGATCATACCCGAGAAAACAGGCATATTCTAGTTACCCATTTTGCAGTCATTTTCAACtaatacaatcttttgtctttgaGATAAGGGG is part of the Glandiceps talaboti chromosome 2, keGlaTala1.1, whole genome shotgun sequence genome and encodes:
- the LOC144445084 gene encoding fatty acid-binding protein, brain-like, whose amino-acid sequence is MAAGLIGKWKTEREEGVEAILKASGANAEEAAAIKADQQTFDIKKDGDTYVIEVTSSLIGHSVTRFKIGEQYDAPLIFGGKGKFVASIDGEKIHVKQQGGMGVERIYELKGDNMVLTFKIGENSASLYFTKA
- the LOC144445073 gene encoding fatty acid-binding protein type 2-like; translation: MLTICGKWKQDTSVENVDGVLRELGIPEQTFLFLQIDYSEIEITTEDDSLAISIRSDFLGSNFFCFKLHEEFEVPNMIGGLDTLVATVEDNILCLKPATSQPRSQIRTFELVGDKLVITMTVGKATARKYFIKAAE
- the LOC144447180 gene encoding cellular retinoic acid-binding protein 1-like yields the protein MAPKFAGQWVAESAENLELLYTAMGIKPDVIGRIVEDSPIIEIRQHGDYFYIKTITKVAGKIEASFKVGETYELPTVTGKKIRNRTSWIAGGTKLQIWPVSGDGQDPVSVYELADENMVVTLYAAGTCGRRTYVRAPES